A single window of Haliotis asinina isolate JCU_RB_2024 chromosome 5, JCU_Hal_asi_v2, whole genome shotgun sequence DNA harbors:
- the LOC137284831 gene encoding mismatch repair endonuclease PMS2-like produces MAEKEKSDNTADEPSKVPEATTEKAGSIRAIDRGSVHRICSGQVILTLAIAVKELVENSVDAKATSVEVKLKEYGSESIEVSDNGTGVEEKNFEGLTLKHHTSKLQDFGDLVGVETFGFRGEALSSLCALSKLSVVTRHEDASVGTRLEFDHHGKICSRAPCPRQKGTTVVLQNLFSTLPVRHREFQRSLKKEFAKMIQVLNAYCLVTTGVRISCTNQAGKGSRSTVVSTKGNSTLRENIANIFGPKQLQSLLEFKQCEPTDEVCSWFGVKPQAYSDDLFRIEGFVSKCEHGQGRGSSDRQFIFINKRPCDSTKLSKQINEVYHSYNRHQYPFVVLTITMDKESVDVNVTPDKRQLFLQGEKLLLATLKTSLVKMFEPTTSILKINTFMTLNTSRDDKDDDSSDTGSDRSLQVVPEGPKRGKPTLVNTLSKLKRSFSSAFAKDEGTGHFQTSSPEQSKQRRLDTWTLPHSQSLPAKFKSEETSPCKSSLSKFLCKQSTNLGKSDSVIGSDTESPCKPSFSLSQKTGDNHLFSSPVSAERGSHIDSFLSDFKQKCIKDTTNSESGSSQFSDCVSVVPEQIPSSPSSESTFCSQVSKTDSFAVPDTDLEYIQCEEDTTDVKTSSLKISKHSSPDIVNIEEMSKSSVLKKARLKGDTCELEDVVDAEEEASQWAVAGPSGEAAQESPDETLLPQECQVTPQEFDEKEEVYKRVRRLPFSFSALKSRKQALNESSHDGNSNTDFSRSFRAKISPQDNKSAEEELQREITKDMFAKMEIIGQFNLGFIMAKHGEDLFIVDQHATDEKYNFEMLQRHTVIQSQKLIHPQNLELTASNETILIDNLDIFRKNGFDFAIDETAPPTCRVKLTSTPVSKNWNFGKDDIEELIFMLTDSPGVMCRPSRVRMMFASRACRKSIMIGTALNKAEMKKLLCHMGEIEQPWNCPHGRPTMRHLFNLNMLPK; encoded by the exons AGGTGAAACTGAAGGAGTATGGTAGTGAAAGCATTGAAGTCAGTGACAATGGAACAGGAGTAGAAGAGAAGAACTTTGAAGGACTCA CCTTGAAGCACCACACGTCTAAACTGCAGGACTTTGGAGACTTGGTTGGAGTAGAGACATTTGGTTTTAGAGGGGAGGCTTTGAGCTCTCTCTGTGCCTTaag CAAATTAAGTGTTGTTACCCGTCATGAGGATGCAAGTGTTGGGACAAGACTGGAGTTTGATCATCATGGGAAGATCTGCAGCAGGGCGCCATGCCCTAGACAG AAAGGAACCACAGTAGTGCTACAAAACCTGTTCTCAACACTGCCAGTGCGACATCGAGAGTTTCAGCGAAGTCTCAAGAAGGAGTTTGCCAAGATGATCCAGGTTCTCAATGCCTACTGTCTGGTGACAACAGGGGTCAGGATATCCTGTACAAACCAGGCTGGGAAAGG GAGTCGATCCACTGTTGTATCCACCAAGGGCAACTCTACACTCAGAGAAAACATCGCCAACATCTTTGGTCCCAAACAGCTTCAGAGTCTGTTGGAGTTTAAACAATGCGAGCCAACAGACGAGGTGTGCTCCTGGTTCGGGGTCAAGCCACAAGCATATTCTGATGACCTGTTTAG GATAGAGGGCTTTGTGTCTAAGTGTGAACATGGCCAAGGAAGGGGTAGCTCTGACAGACagttcatcttcatcaacaagAGGCCATGTGACTCAACCAAG TTGTCCAAGCAGATCAATGAGGTGTACCATAGCTACAATCGTCATCAGTACCCCTTTGTGGTATTGACCATTACCATGGATAAAG AAAGTGTTGATGTGAATGTGACCCCCGACAAGAGACAGCTCTTCCTTCAAGGGGAGAAACTCCTGCTAGCAACACTGAAG ACATCACTGGTGAAGATGTTCGAGCCAACTACCAGCATACTGAAGATCAACACATTCATGACTCTCAACACAAGCAGAG aTGACAAGGATGATGACAGTTCAGACACAGGGTCTGACAG ATCATTGCAGGTGGTACCAGAAGGACCCAAAAGAGGAAAG CCAACTCTCGTGAACACCCTCTCCAAACTGAAGCGGTCATTCTCCAGTGCATTTGCAAAGGACGAAGGGACAGGACACTTTCAGACTTCTAGTCCTGAGCAATCAAAAC AGAGAAGACTTGACACATGGACATTACCTCATAGTCAAAGTCTCCCTGCAAAGTTCAAATCTGAGGAAACCTCACCTTGTAAATCTTCACTTTCAAAGTTTTTGTGTAAACAATCTACAAACTTGGGCAAATCAGATTCTGTGATAGGCTCGGACACAGAATCCCCCTGCAAACCCTCCTTTTCACTATCTCAGAAAACAGGAGataatcatttgttttcatctCCAGTGAGTGCAGAAAGAGGCTCACATATTGACAGTtttttatcagattttaaacagAAATGCATCAAAGATACAACAAACAGTGAAAGTGGTTCTAGTCAGTTCTCAGATTGTGTTAGTGTTGTCCCGGAACAGATCCCATCTTCTCCAAGTAGTGAGTCCACCTTTTGTAGCCAAGTGTCCAAAACAGACAGTTTTGCTGTACCAGACACAGATCTGGAGTATATTCAGTGCGAGGAAGACACAACTGATGTGAAAACATCATCTctgaaaatttcaaaacattcaagTCCAGATATAGTAAACATTGAGGAAATGTCTAAATCCTCTGTGTTAAAGAAGGCAAGATTAAAAGGTGATACGTGTGAGCTAGAGGATGTTGTAGATGCAGAGGAGGAGGCATCACAATGGGCAGTGGCAGGTCCTTCAGGAGAAGCTGCACAAGAGAGTCCAGATGAAACACTTCTACCTCAGGAATGTCAGGTTACCCCGCAGGAGTTT GATGAGAAAGAAGAGGTCTACAAAAGAGTGAGAAGACTTCCATTTTCCTTCAGTGCTCTCAAGTCAAGGAAACAGGCATTGAATGAATCAAGCCATGATG GAAATAGCAATACAGATTTCAGCCGCAGTTTCCGAGCCAAGATTTCACCCCAGGACAACAAGTCTGCTGAAGAGGAGCTCCAGCGAGAAATAAC GAAAGATATGTTTGCCAAGATGGAGATCATCGGCCAG TTTAACCTGGGCTTCATCATGGCCAAGCATGGGGAGGACTTGTTCATAGTGGATCAGCATGCAACAGATGAGAAGTACAACTTTGAGATGTTACAGAGACATACAGTCATACAGAGTCAGAAGCTAATACA CCCCCAGAACCTGGAGCTGACTGCCAGCAATGAGACGATCTTAATAGATAACTTGGACATCTTCAGGAAGAATGGCTTTGACTTTGCCATTGACGAAACAG CCCCTCCCACCTGCAGAGTGAAGCTGACTTCAACACCAGTCAGTAAAAATTGGAACTTTGGCAAAGATG ACATAGAAGAACTCATCTTCATGCTTACAGATTCACCA GGTGTCATGTGTCGGCCATCACGGGTCAGGATGATGTTTGCCTCAAGAGCCTGTCGGAAGTCCATCATGATTGGAACAGCTCTCAATAAAGCAGAAATGAAAAAG TTGCTGTGTCACATGGGCGAGATTGAGCAGCCATGG AACTGCCCCCATGGTCGTCCAACAATGAGGCATCTCTTCAATCTAAACATGCTACCAAAATAA